The Hymenobacter sp. DG25A nucleotide sequence CGCATCGGGTTTTGCTGTATCTGCATGGTGGCGGCTACGTGCTTGGCTCGCCCAACACGCACCGCAGCCTGATTGGCGCCCTGGCCCAACGCTGCCAGATGCCGGCCCTTAGCATCAATTACCGCAAAGCACCGGAGTACCCGTTCCCGGCCGCCCTCCAGGATGCCCTGATGGCCTACCGCTGGCTGCTGCAGGAAGGCTTCCAACCCAACAACATCATCGTGGCCGGTGACTCAGCCGGTGGTGGCCTGGCGCTGGCTCTGCTGCTGGCACTGCGCGACGCAGGCGAGGCCCAGCCCGCGGCGGCCATCGGCCTTTCTCCCTGGATGGATCTGGCCTTGCCCGCCGGCACATTGCATCGGTTGGGGCGGGAAGAAACGCAGGTACTGGAGGCCCTTGAAATCCGGAGCTGGGGCGCAATGTACGCGGCCGGCACCGCGCCGGAAAACCCGCTGCTCTCGCCTTCCAAAGCTGCTTTGCATGACTTGCCCCCACTCCTGATTCAGCTCTCTGATTCCGAAGTGCTCTGTGAAGACGGGTTATGCTTTGTGCAGAAAGCCCAGGCCGCGGGCGTAGCCGTTACGCTGCAGCAGTTTGAGGGCCTGGTACACTGGTGGCACCTGTTCTGGCGGTATTTGCCGGAAGGCCGGCAGGCCCTGGACCTGGCCGCGGAATTTGTGCAGGGCATTTGGGTAGCGCAGGCCGAGGCAGCCCGGTTGATAGAAGCGGCCCGCAAAAAGGTAAAAGTATCCGCGGCAACAAGTACTGTGCAGCTTAGAAAATGGGCCTAGCCAATTGCTGATAGGGTTAAACAGAAGAAAAAACATTGAGAAAGTCTGAAAAAAAATCTTTATCCTCATATTCAACTATATAGTGCGCTTTTCGTAGGTTTGTGTTAGGTAGTCGGCTTGCATACTACTTTTTACTGGCGGGCGGGTTGCGTCGCTGTTTTCATCCACATTTTTCTACCTCTACCGTTTATGGAAGATCTGTTTAAGAAGTTCATCAACGCCGGTGTCGGCTTCGTGTCGCTCACCAGTGACCGGGTTCAGAGCACCATCGATATGCTGGTGAAAGAAAGCAAACTGTCGGAGAAGGAGGGGGAGAAGATTATGGAGGAGCTGCGCAAAAACACCGACACCAAGCGCAAGGAGCTGGAAAAGCAGTTCAACAGCATCACCTCCCGCATGATGAAGAGCGTGGGTCTGGCTACCAGCAGCGAAGTGGAAGAGCTGAAGCGCACGGTGAAAGGCGGCTCCAAATCTTCGACTTCCGGCAGCAAATCCGGCGCGGCCGCTAAGCCTGCCGCTAAAGCTGCGGGTGCCAGCAGAACGGCTGGTGCGGCCAAGAGCCCGGCGGCTAAGTCCGGCAGCTCATCGGCCAGCAAAGCGGCTCCCAAAGCCTCAGCCTCTAAAGCGGGCGGTGCAGCCAAATCGGCCCCCAAAAGCGCCCCTAAAGCTTCCGATTCCACCGGTTCTTCGGCTTCCTAGTCGTTTACTGATCAGTATCTGAGAAAAAGCCAGTTCCCCGCGCTGCGAGGACACTGGCTTTTTCCTTTTTAGTGGCATTCAGTCGCTATTTTGCAGTTTCAATTCGCTCACGCCGGCCCCTCGCGCATGTTTAAGAATACCATTTCAAATCTGGGCCGCATTCGGCAGGTAGCGGAGGTGCTGGTGCGCTACGGGTTTGCCGATGTGGTGACCACCACGCCGTTGCGCCGCCTGGTGCCGCAGAAACAGCGCCTGTCCTGGCGTAACTCTGAGCAGGCCGTGTTTGAAACCACGCGCTGGGAGCGTGTCCGGATGATTATTGAGGAGTTGGGCCCCACCTTTATTAAGCTGGCCCAGGCTCTGAGCAACCGCGCCGACCTGCTTCCGCAGGGGCTGATTGATGAGTTTGAAAAGCTGCAGAGCAATGTGCCCCCGTTTGATGTGCGCATTGCCCGCCAGATTATTGAGCAGGAGCTGGGCAAGCCGGTAGAAGAGCTGTTCAGCGAGTTTGATGAGGTCACGCTGGGCTCGGCCAGCATTGGGCAGGTGCACCGCGCCCGCCTGTACACCGGCGAGGAGGTGGTGGTGAAAGTGCAGCGCCCCAACGTGCAGGAAAAAGTGCGCACCGACCTGAGCCTGCTCCACGAGCTGGTGCGCCTTACCGGTGGCTTCCTGCGCAAGCATGGCCTCTCCAACCCCCAGGACATTGTGGATGCTTTTGAGCGGAGCATGATGAAGGAGATGGACTACACCTCCGAGGCCCGCAGCATGGACCAGTTCCGCAAGCTCTACGCCGACTACGAGACGTTCTACATTCCCAAGCCCTTCCGGGAGCTAAGCACCTCCCGCGTGCTGGTGATTGAATACGTAAGCGGCTGCAAAATCACGGATAAAGCCCAGCTGAAAGCCTGGAATCTCAACCCTGAGAAGGTAGCCGAAACCGGCATGGATATCTACCTCACCCAGATATTCGAGTTTGGCCGCTTCCACGCCGACCCGCACCCCGGCAACGTGCTGGTGCGCCCCGATGGCACCCTGGTGCTCATCGACTTTGGGATGGTGGGCAAGCTCACCAAGCAGCAGAAATATGCCTTTGCGGGCGTGTTTATCAGCATGGCTCAGCAGGATCCGCGCGCCATGGCCCTGAACTTTCGCCGCCTGTCCATCACCAGCGACATTCCCGACATGCGCGCCTTCGAGGCGGACCTCAACGACCTGATTGAGGACTTCGCCACGCTGGATGTGAAGGAGATGAGCATGAGTGACCTGGCCGATTGTCTGCAGGGCATTATCTACAAGTATAAGCTGCAGGTGCCGGGCGCGGTGTTTCTGATTCTGCGGGCTTTGGTGATTCTGGAAGGCATTGGCAAAGTGCTGCATCCGTCCTTCAACACCTTTGAGTTTGTGCGGCCCTACGGGGCGCGCATCATGGCCGAACAGTATTCGCCGGAAAACATCCTCAGCGAAGCCCAGTACACCGGCACCCAACTGCTGGCGCTCATCCAAACCCTGCCGGCTGACTTGCGCCAGATTGTGCGCAAAATCTCCCGCGGCGACCTGCGCGTACGGGTAGAACTCAGCGGCTACCAACTACTCCTGCGAAAAGCCGACCAGCTGGTATCCCGCACCATCATTGCCCTGATTGCGGTGGCGTTTCTACTGTTTTCCGGGCTAAGCCTGTTGGGGCATTACTCCCCGGAAATGCGCTACGTGAATGGGATTCCGGTGCTCACGTGGTGGAGCCTAGGCATTACCGGTTTTCTGTTCTTGGTGCTGCTGATTTTGGGGACGAAGCAGGAGAGAAAGAGAGAGTAAACCCACCTATTGCAGAGTCCAATAATAGGCTAACTGAATACCTGGAAGACCAAAATCGGGTATATAGTGCCGATACACAGCATTTAATCGTACCTCTCGTCGGGGTGACAGAGGTATGCTTACACCTGCATAGGCGTCCAGGTGAAATCTTAATTCTCCTGGGTTATTGGAAGTTGAAACAACTTTAAACGAAGCTGTGCTCCCAAGCGCCCTTTGTTCCGTTTCTACCTCTCCCAATGAAATTAAATCAATACCTGTACCACCGCCCACAATTAAATTAGGACGGCGGGCAGGCCAAATTTGCTTTCCAATGAGAAGAGTTGCTGAAAGAAACTGTAATCGTGCACGTAACCTTTCTTCTATATCTATACTAGTTCCTCCATTGCTTATAACCTGATAAGGAGGCGTAGACTCGAAAAGGGCGCTGTAATCTAATTTAACTATGGTTTGAAGGCCACTAGCCCGAAAAGCCAGCCACTCCACACCGAATTGTCCACCCCATCCGGAAGGTTTTTGGCCATAAAAGCCTTCTTCCCCAAGTGGAACCCGAAGAGCATTAGTGCTGACTCCTATTGCTTGTTTCCATGCCGATTTATTTGACTGATACTGTGGTTTCCAATCTGGCTCTATGCACTGGTTATACTGGGTCAATACTTTTTGCATGTTAGCCTCTGAGAAGGATAGCGCCAATATTTCGGAGCTGGTGTGCTGAAGCGTGGGGCAAGCGCGGAGGTATTTATTTAGCACTACATGCCAGTTCGTAGCAGTCAGTTCATAAAGGGTATCAGTGGCCGCAGGGAGTAACAGCATACCAAAGTCGTTTGCAAATGAATAGAGGCTAGCGGGCCCAATTTGCTGTGGCAGCACAAAGCAAGAGACAATAGACCCAGACCCCATTCTCACCCTTCTGCTAAAAATGGGAACATTTCCCTCTAGTCCATACCCAAGAACCTGATCTGCTTCCAGGATCTTAGGTTGATTTTCAGAGGATGTGTATAAGTAGAGACGCTGGCCGCTTTTCTCCGCCACATCACCACGTATTGTGTCTCCCTGCATGGTAATAATATAGCCTGGTAATCCCTGTCCATAAGCAGATAGGCTACAAAATAAGGTTAATATGAAGCCGTAAAATCGAATCATATAGTGGGAAGAGAAAGTAGAGTAAAATGAATTCAAACAAAGGATATGAGACAAGCATAAAAAAAAGACCGGGCCAATGACCCGGTCTTTCGTCATGATGCAAAGAAATCCTATTTCAACTGCATATCCTCAATGATAGCCGCTATTTTCTCATCGGCTAATTTCTCCGCCAGCTTGAAATCCACTACTGATTTCAGGGGTTGCTTCACGCTGAAGTAGAACTTGATTTTGGGCTCGGTGCCGGAAGGGCGGGCCGAGATTTTGCTGCCGTCTTCCAGAATAAACTGGAGCACGTTGGAGCTTTCCAGACCGGTGGTGGTTTCTTGGTCGGTTTGCAGGTTGCGGATGATACCGGTTTTGTAGTCGCGCAACTCTACTACCTGCAGGCCGGCAATGGTGCGGGGGGGGTGGCGCGCAGGTCGCGCATCATTTCCTGAATATCCTCGGCACCGCGCTGGCCTTTTTTGGTCAGGGAAATGAGGTTTTCCTTGTAGAAGCCGTAGGTGGCGTACATCTGCATCATTTCCTGATACAGGGTGTGGCCATTGTCTTTGGCCACGGCGGCCATTTCGGCCAGCAGGGCGCAGGCGGAA carries:
- a CDS encoding alpha/beta hydrolase; amino-acid sequence: MPSSQHLLLKQFLTAATGPLARQRPSLSKLRLASELGGLFQFLPWNVFLEEISIEGMEAEWLRPQGAPAHRVLLYLHGGGYVLGSPNTHRSLIGALAQRCQMPALSINYRKAPEYPFPAALQDALMAYRWLLQEGFQPNNIIVAGDSAGGGLALALLLALRDAGEAQPAAAIGLSPWMDLALPAGTLHRLGREETQVLEALEIRSWGAMYAAGTAPENPLLSPSKAALHDLPPLLIQLSDSEVLCEDGLCFVQKAQAAGVAVTLQQFEGLVHWWHLFWRYLPEGRQALDLAAEFVQGIWVAQAEAARLIEAARKKVKVSAATSTVQLRKWA
- a CDS encoding phasin family protein, with product MEDLFKKFINAGVGFVSLTSDRVQSTIDMLVKESKLSEKEGEKIMEELRKNTDTKRKELEKQFNSITSRMMKSVGLATSSEVEELKRTVKGGSKSSTSGSKSGAAAKPAAKAAGASRTAGAAKSPAAKSGSSSASKAAPKASASKAGGAAKSAPKSAPKASDSTGSSAS
- a CDS encoding ABC1 kinase family protein yields the protein MQFQFAHAGPSRMFKNTISNLGRIRQVAEVLVRYGFADVVTTTPLRRLVPQKQRLSWRNSEQAVFETTRWERVRMIIEELGPTFIKLAQALSNRADLLPQGLIDEFEKLQSNVPPFDVRIARQIIEQELGKPVEELFSEFDEVTLGSASIGQVHRARLYTGEEVVVKVQRPNVQEKVRTDLSLLHELVRLTGGFLRKHGLSNPQDIVDAFERSMMKEMDYTSEARSMDQFRKLYADYETFYIPKPFRELSTSRVLVIEYVSGCKITDKAQLKAWNLNPEKVAETGMDIYLTQIFEFGRFHADPHPGNVLVRPDGTLVLIDFGMVGKLTKQQKYAFAGVFISMAQQDPRAMALNFRRLSITSDIPDMRAFEADLNDLIEDFATLDVKEMSMSDLADCLQGIIYKYKLQVPGAVFLILRALVILEGIGKVLHPSFNTFEFVRPYGARIMAEQYSPENILSEAQYTGTQLLALIQTLPADLRQIVRKISRGDLRVRVELSGYQLLLRKADQLVSRTIIALIAVAFLLFSGLSLLGHYSPEMRYVNGIPVLTWWSLGITGFLFLVLLILGTKQERKRE